The Humulus lupulus chromosome 3, drHumLupu1.1, whole genome shotgun sequence genome window below encodes:
- the LOC133822448 gene encoding uncharacterized protein LOC133822448, whose product MKIKSKGKVYPSPNPSSSSNDREVLSVLKLLPAAILALASVLSLEDKEVLAYMITRSMKTSFSSSSSSVSQESKKKSSKKGSSNNNNNGHKTPMFDCDCFDCYTSYWFRWDSSPNRELIHQVIEAFEDHLTHGEKSKKNNGRGKRRDKLGRRDHPHLVQNPLVLPDVPSPQPPLLPVPEEKVQESQSPPCAVILEAPLKNNEELKEENENDTVEDEQEQQQLTEVSDAVAVAVRTMTTANDHKGLARKVLPDVLGLLNSRLWSLWSPNA is encoded by the coding sequence ATGAAGATAAAGAGCAAGGGTAAAGTTTACCCATCTCCAAACCCATCTTCTTCTTCAAATGACAGAGAAGTTCTCTCTGTTTTGAAGCTTCTTCCAGCTGCTATTCTGGCTTTGGCTTCAGTTCTCTCTCTCGAAGACAAAGAGGTCTTAGCTTATATGATTACCAGGTCCATGAaaacttctttttcttcttcatcttcttcggTGAGTCAAGAATCTAAGAAGAAATCGTCTAAAAAAGGTTCTagcaataacaataataatgggCATAAGACTCCCATGTTCGATTGCGACTGCTTCGACTGCTATACCAGCTACTGGTTCAGGTGGGACTCCTCCCCTAACCGCGAGCTCATCCACCAAGTCATTGAGGCCTTTGAGGACCACCTCACTCACGGTGAGAAGTCCAAGAAGAACAACGGCCGAGGCAAACGGCGGGACAAGCTCGGCCGCCGTGATCATCCCCACCTGGTCCAAAACCCATTAGTACTCCCTGATGTTCCGTCGCCGCAACCACCGTTGCTTCCAGTGCCGGAGGAGAAGGTTCAAGAAAGTCAAAGCCCGCCATGTGCTGTTATTCTCGAAGCTCCGCTGAAAAATAACGAAGAGCTCAAAGAGGAGAACGAAAACGACACCGTCGAAGATGAACAGGAACAGCAGCAGCTCACGGAAGTGAGCGATGCCGTGGCGGTGGCTGTACGGACAATGACGACGGCGAATGACCACAAGGGTTTGGCTAGAAAGGTATTGCCGGACGTGTTGGGGTTATTGAATTCTCGTTTGTGGAGCCTTTGGAGTCCGAATGCTTAA